Proteins from one Mycobacterium adipatum genomic window:
- a CDS encoding helix-turn-helix transcriptional regulator yields the protein MSKTFAARLNRLFDTVYPPGRGPHTSAEVIGALKAEGVTMSAPYLSQLRSGNRTNPSATTMTALANFFRIKPAYFTDDEYYEKLDKELTWLASMRDEGVRRIAARTVGLSAESQQDLALKVDELRRRENLDG from the coding sequence ATGAGCAAGACGTTCGCCGCCCGACTGAACCGCCTCTTCGACACGGTTTACCCTCCCGGGCGCGGGCCGCACACCTCGGCCGAGGTCATCGGCGCACTCAAGGCCGAGGGTGTGACGATGTCCGCTCCATATCTGTCGCAACTGCGTTCCGGTAACCGCACCAACCCGTCCGCGACCACCATGACGGCCCTGGCCAACTTCTTCCGCATCAAGCCGGCGTACTTCACCGACGATGAGTATTACGAGAAGCTGGACAAGGAGCTGACCTGGCTGGCGAGCATGCGCGATGAGGGCGTTCGCCGCATCGCCGCCAGGACCGTGGGCCTGTCCGCGGAGTCCCAGCAGGATCTGGCCCTCAAGGTCGACGAGCTTCGTCGCCGGGAGAACCTCGACGGCTGA